The Verrucomicrobiota bacterium genome has a segment encoding these proteins:
- a CDS encoding DASS family sodium-coupled anion symporter yields MFRPFFRRRRTWLVFTGLGLFLGLVFLLPMGWPSHAGEGLEAGKVCLGLGIFALVAFLWLTEALPLAATALLVPVLASGSGLLSVPSALASFAHPLIFLFLGGFALAAALAYQGLDRWIANRLIRLGGGQFLWAALWLFGATAGLSMWMSNTATTAMMIPLVLGVLRRLEAEAPGQPTSSQGLFLLLGVAYAASIGGLGTIVGSPPNGVAAEKLGLGFLEWMAIGLPAVGLLLPVMVGVLFCLLRPKTEVSLAMEEAPFRLNWHRWVTLLLFAVTALSWVFSQQIAGWLGIAKGVDTVIALMAVVALLYFRVVRWRDIDRATDWGVLLLFGGGLALSSVLKESGASLFLARVFVEGVQGWPLFLLVGAVVAFVIFLTELSSNTATAALLVPIFYTVALELELAGGVFVVPLALAASCAFMLPVATPPNAIVFGTGRVPQRQMMRVGLVLNLVSIAILTGWSTLHA; encoded by the coding sequence ATGTTTCGTCCCTTTTTCCGACGGAGGCGGACGTGGCTGGTTTTCACTGGTCTGGGTCTCTTTTTGGGATTGGTTTTTCTTCTGCCGATGGGGTGGCCGAGCCATGCGGGGGAGGGCCTGGAGGCGGGCAAGGTTTGCTTGGGCTTGGGGATTTTTGCCTTGGTGGCGTTTCTTTGGCTGACGGAGGCCTTGCCGCTGGCGGCCACGGCGCTCTTGGTGCCTGTCCTCGCGAGTGGCTCGGGCTTGCTGTCGGTGCCGTCTGCTTTGGCGAGTTTTGCCCACCCCTTGATTTTTCTTTTCTTGGGAGGCTTCGCCTTGGCGGCGGCTTTGGCCTACCAAGGCTTGGATCGTTGGATTGCCAATCGATTGATTCGCTTGGGAGGAGGCCAGTTTCTGTGGGCGGCGCTTTGGCTTTTTGGCGCGACGGCTGGCCTTTCCATGTGGATGAGCAATACCGCTACTACGGCTATGATGATCCCGCTGGTCCTGGGTGTGCTGCGTCGCTTGGAAGCCGAAGCTCCTGGGCAACCAACGAGTAGCCAAGGCTTATTTCTTCTCTTGGGGGTGGCCTACGCCGCGAGCATTGGGGGCTTGGGAACCATCGTGGGTTCGCCCCCCAATGGGGTGGCGGCGGAGAAGCTGGGGTTGGGGTTCCTCGAGTGGATGGCCATCGGCCTGCCGGCGGTGGGCCTGCTTTTGCCCGTCATGGTGGGGGTCTTGTTCTGTCTGCTCCGTCCCAAGACCGAGGTCTCCTTGGCGATGGAGGAGGCGCCTTTCCGTTTGAACTGGCATCGCTGGGTCACTTTGCTGCTTTTTGCAGTGACGGCCTTGAGTTGGGTCTTTTCGCAGCAGATTGCGGGATGGCTTGGGATCGCAAAGGGCGTGGATACGGTGATCGCTCTCATGGCGGTGGTGGCGCTGCTTTATTTCAGGGTGGTGCGGTGGCGAGATATCGATCGGGCCACGGATTGGGGGGTGCTTTTGCTTTTTGGCGGCGGCCTGGCGCTCTCCTCTGTTTTGAAGGAGTCGGGAGCGAGTCTTTTTCTGGCGCGGGTTTTTGTGGAGGGCGTGCAGGGATGGCCCCTGTTCCTCTTGGTGGGAGCGGTGGTGGCCTTTGTCATTTTCCTGACGGAGTTGTCCAGCAACACGGCCACGGCAGCTCTCCTGGTGCCGATTTTCTACACGGTGGCCCTGGAGCTGGAGTTGGCTGGCGGGGTCTTCGTGGTGCCTCTGGCCTTGGCCGCTAGCTGCGCTTTCATGCTGCCGGTGGCGACGCCTCCCAACGCTATCGTTTTCGGAACAGGGCGAGTGCCCCAACGGCAGATGATGCGGGTGGGCTTGGTGCTGAATTTGGTTTCGATCGCGATTTTGACCGGATGGTCAACTTTGCATGCTTGA